TGGTGCCCGCCACGATGCCCAGGCGGGCGGCCTCGCCCTCGGCCAGCTCCAGGATCCACTTCGCCTTGAGCACCAGGGGCCCGATGCGCCCGGGCGCCATGGTGGCCACCCGGATGACCAGGTTCCTGGCCGACAGGTACACGACGTCGATCGTGAAGTGCATGCCCACGGTATGGACTTCCTTCGCCCGCAGCAGCATCCCGGTGGCGGGCGGCAGCCCGCGCTGGCCGAGGAGGCCCTGGAGGCTGGAGAGCCCCCTTGCCTCGATGAGGCGGATGACCACGGTGTCGGGTCGCTCGGGATCGATGAGAGGCATGGGAGGCTGTCTATACTGCCCGAGGGCGGTCATGCACGCAGGTGTGCATGCCTTCGTGGGTGAGGGGGAGTCCGTCGGCCGAGGAGTCTGAGGCACCAGAGGCGCCCCCCGGGGAGCCCACCGGCTCCGCCCCCCCGGCCCCGTGGGACGTCGCCTTCGACGAACTGCCTGACGCCGCCCCGAGCCTGGCTCCCCCGCGGGCCGCCCCGTGGCGCCGCGCCCCGGCCTGGGCACGCATCGACTGGTTGCTGCTCGGTGTCATCACGGTCCTGGGCGGGGTGCTGCGCTTCGTCCGGCTGTC
This genomic window from Actinomycetota bacterium contains:
- a CDS encoding DUF192 domain-containing protein: MPLIDPERPDTVVIRLIEARGLSSLQGLLGQRGLPPATGMLLRAKEVHTVGMHFTIDVVYLSARNLVIRVATMAPGRIGPLVLKAKWILELAEGEAARLGIVAGTTLQRVS